The DNA segment TTAAGAAACCATGCTACCATGGtcttttgaacttaaaaatctAAGCCATTCTCTGGTAAAGTCAAAAAAGTCTTAGCTATATTCATATGGTAGGCCACTGAAATAATTGACTGCAGTTTCAGAATTCATCACAGAttttatatgttatttttCAGGTCAAATTTCAAGTTACACCTCAACTGAAAATGACTTAACAGCTGAATCCGGGCAGACAGTAAGCGGTAGTTTTGAATACAACATGATCTACACAATTAACATCACCAACATATCAACAAGCAGCCGTGCTCTGATGCTGCAGGCCATTGCGCTTGACAACGAGGTCACAATTAGCCTGGATGGAAATTTTTCAGACGATGCAACAACTACCGGCAATTCAACCGGCGTGGTTGCGATCCTGCCCAGCATTGATTTGGGAAACCCCACCGGCTTTCTTTCATTCTTCAATGTTTCATCAGACAATAATAATTGCACGTGCAACAGATCCCAAACTGTTGTGATTACAACGATCGAGTTGAATACCCACCAACCCATCCCAGGTGGTTGTAATTCTGTGCACACTGCAGATATCTACCCTAATTTAGATCCGACTTCACATGACAAAATGGTTGAGGTGAAATTTTCACAGGCCAATATCGGATATTCATTTGGTGAACCCGAACCAGTCTGTGATGTGGATTCAAAACATCGCAATTCATTAATATATGATATCTATGTAacgtttttacaaaaaaatttaaaaattttgtcatgttCAACTGATTCCCAGTGCGGTGAAACTGATGCTGATTTCGTGGACGTTATTAAAATGGGGAGCAACATCAATCCAGTGACATCTGCCAAGAAAATTACGACTCTGACTCAAAAACAGAAGAGTCGGTTTTATTTGTCCAGAGTTCGGAACAATGCAGCCGCATTTTTATATGTCAATGTCCGTGATCCTGTGTACCAAACATCCTCTCTGTATGTTCCTTTGTTGATAGTTGGGGATTCCCCGACACTCCAGTACTCGTACCAGGTCGTGCTCTACGTTTTGCTTGTTGTCTTCATGATGCTTGGGTTGCTGCTTTGTCTTGCTGGCCACAGGTGCTTCATAGGAACAAAGTGTTGAAAACTGGGTGTTAtttgaaaagtaaatattCGAACCGAAAATCTAGCAATCATTTAATTAACTGCTGTTTGAGTTATATTTCATTGCCAATTCGATCTTAGCAACACGTATAAGCATTGAAGTCAGTAAAACTCAAATTGTCAGCTAATAAGTGGTTCCTAGATTTTCGGCTTTGGTATTTGTTCTTTAGGTGATTCATGTTTTTGTTGCCAGTAAAATCGTGCTAATGTTATTCTTAGTGTGTGCTTTTAACATACTGTGCTATTAAGCATCAAATTAAGTTAAGCTACTATGACTGGTTTTAAAGCAGTGCATGATCAAGGAAATAATCTTAACTACATTTAACTTTACTTTGTCTCATTATCGTGATATTTTTAGGTTGTTTCCATTTGAACTGTTTATGTTTGGGGCATTGTTCATTCTACTAATCTGCTCTATTGTCCTGGAAGTTTTACAGACAACGCTTAAAATAGAAGCAAAGCTTGGAACAGCGTCAGGTTTGGTGttggaaaaaaatgtcactgTATTCAATCAACCAgttgttaatttaaattacTTACATTCCTATTTCTAGATTTACTGCACTTTTTACTTTACTTTGTTGTCTTTCAGGGTTCGCTGTGGTTGGAGGCTTGCTCCTTGTCTCCCTATGGTGGAGGTTTGATTGCGGAGTTTACTGCAGCCTCATAGTAGGTCTGGTTGGAGGATTCCTCTTCGCATCCATTGTCTTTGTAACTCCGTTGATCAACGTAACCTTATTCAGGTAAACTAAATACCGGGTAAAAGGAAAACATTTTAGTTTCCAGTGTAAGTGTTTAACACATTACCTGCCTGTGATTAGTTTATTAGATTAGT comes from the Clavelina lepadiformis chromosome 5, kaClaLepa1.1, whole genome shotgun sequence genome and includes:
- the LOC143459463 gene encoding transmembrane 7 superfamily member 3-like → MFLSQWLTISVVLMGLGISGQISSYTSTENDLTAESGQTVSGSFEYNMIYTINITNISTSSRALMLQAIALDNEVTISLDGNFSDDATTTGNSTGVVAILPSIDLGNPTGFLSFFNVSSDNNNCTCNRSQTVVITTIELNTHQPIPGGCNSVHTADIYPNLDPTSHDKMVEVKFSQANIGYSFGEPEPVCDVDSKHRNSLIYDIYVTFLQKNLKILSCSTDSQCGETDADFVDVIKMGSNINPVTSAKKITTLTQKQKSRFYLSRVRNNAAAFLYVNVRDPVYQTSSLYVPLLIVGDSPTLQYSYQVVLYVLLVVFMMLGLLLCLAGHRLFPFELFMFGALFILLICSIVLEVLQTTLKIEAKLGTASGFAVVGGLLLVSLWWRFDCGVYCSLIVGLVGGFLFASIVFVTPLINVTLFRNQLAYMMTFICFNLAYVLFLTLLSPHRQCIVTSSFVGSYIIVGLLGSGVFFNSVTSEIVMFTVWRFSVTNFANAIIVYPFFTIDKILISVWGVLFLIGCVTQFLLQKSRPNFPSSPYKCNTLQCNEAPHDVVVNVSNDDVRSVSTIASSGCVSLTSENYDGDISEHDDMVGSDDDSAEMDDTDTHHLVQ